Proteins encoded by one window of Toxotes jaculatrix isolate fToxJac2 chromosome 22, fToxJac2.pri, whole genome shotgun sequence:
- the adm2a gene encoding protein ADM2a: MRSLLPLTVYCISLVSLQQLLAMAVEERPDRNRLDLLSRIMEHREDKAVGSGSQPNVAVPSSAPDQPPKRLPGFLGRLPASGARAASPNLAWLTKASQRALRVRRHAHSGSRGGHHYPHHAQLMRASCVLGTCQVQNLSHRLYQLIGQSGRDDSSPINPRSPHSYG; the protein is encoded by the exons ATGCGGTCCCTTCTCCCGCTGACTGTGTATTGCATCAGCCTGGTTtccctccagcagctgctggctATGGCCGTTGAGGAGCGTCCCGACAGGAACAG GTTGGACCTCCTCAGCAGAATCATGGAGCACAGAGAGGATAAAGCTGTGGGATCAGGAAGCCAGCCTAACGTGGCCGTCCCCTCTTCAGCCCCCGACCAACCCCCGAAACGTCTGCCTGGTTTCCTCGGACGTCTGCCGGCCTCGGGAGCGAGAGCGGCTTCGCCAAACCTGGCGTGGCTCACCAAAGCTTCGCAGAGGGCGCTGAGAGTTCGCCGCCATGCCCACTCGGGTTCGAGAGGGGGCCACCACTACCCTCATCATGCCCAGCTGATGAGAGCGAGTTGTGTCCTAGGAACCTGCCAAGTGCAGAACCTCAGCCACCGGCTCTATCAGCTCATTGGTCAGAGCGGCAGAGATGACTCGTCCCCCATTAACCCCAGAAGCCCCCATAGTTACGGATGA
- the glt8d2 gene encoding glycosyltransferase 8 domain-containing protein 2: MALLRRINHVLLVLLVLMLFLLLHNTLLRASTRPELSDHRRTVGSAARVPAGRVSEADSVIPVIICASEERMGGTMAAINSIYSNTRASVFFYIVTFRDAVKLTRQYIERTKLRRIKYKILEFNPMVLRGKVKPDSSRPDLLHPLNFVRFYLPLLDVSHQRVIYLDDDVIVQGDIEDLFNVKLKPGHAAAFASDCDLPSTHEMVRSIGMQTTYMGFLDYRKQEVKDLGINPRDCSFNPGVFVADVSEWKKQKITKQLERWMEENFRQNIYSSAMAGGVATPPMLIVFHDKYTTLDPLWHVRHLGWSPDAHYSESYLQEARLLHWNGPFKPWSYPAVHLDLWERWFIPDPSGKFSLVRPDSDR, encoded by the exons atgGCTCTCCTGAGAAGAA TTAATCATGTCCTCCTGGTGCTGCTGGTCCTCatgctgtttctgctcctgcacAACACTCTGCTCAGAGCCTCCACTCGGCCCGAGCTCTCAG ATCACCGGAGGACCGTTGGAAGCGCAGCTCGAGTCCCCGCGGGGAGAGTGTCCGAGGCAGACAGCGTCATCCCTGTCATCATCTGTGCGTCAGAGGAGCGTATGGGTGGAACCATGGCTGCTATCAACAGCATCTACAGCAACACACGTGCCAGTGTTTTCTTCTATATTGTTACTTTTCGTGATGCTGTGAAACTGACGAG GCAGTACATTGAGAGGACTAAACTCAGACGCATCAAGTATAAGATACTGGAATTTAATCCCATGGTTCTACGAGGGAAAGTGAAGCCAGATTCCTCTCGACCTGATCTGTTACATCCA cTCAACTTTGTGCGATTTTACTTACCTCTGCTCGACGTCAGCCATCAGAGGGTGATATACTTGGATGATGACGTCATTGTGCAGG GAGACATCGAGGATCTGTTTAATGTCAAACTGAAGCCAGGACATGCTGCTGCGTTCGCCTCTGACTGCGACCTGCCCTCCACCCATGAGATGGTGCGCAGCATCGGCATGCAG ACAACCTACATGGGCTTCCTGGActacaggaaacaggaagttaaAGACCTGGGCATTAACCCCAGAGACTGCTCCTTCAACCCTGGAGTGTTTGTGGCAGATGTCAGCGAGTGGAAGAAGCAAAAGATCACCAAGCAGCTGGAGAGGTGGATGGAAGAGAATTTCAG GCAGAACATATACAGCAGTGCCATGGCGGGAGGTGTGGCAACTCCGCCCATGCTAATTGTTTTTCATGACAAATACACAACACTGGATCCACTGTGGCACGTCAGGCACCTGG GCTGGAGTCCAGATGCCCACTATTCAGAGAGCTACCTACAGGAGGCACGTCTGCTGCACTGGAATGGTCCATTCAAACCGTGGAGTTACCCTGCTGTTCACTTGGACCTGTGGGAGAGGTGGTTCATCCCAGACCCCTCCGGAAAATTCTCCTTGGTACGACCTGATAGTGACAGATGA
- the ankrd16 gene encoding ankyrin repeat domain-containing protein 16, translating into MDESALKVLVKLTQDGHLTSLEKHISLGGSAAVQTVSSKHFGRSGDTLLHYAARHGHLDIVDYLIKRIGMDVEVYNNDYKRPLHEAASMGHHACVCYLLGEGAKVDSLKKADWTPLMMACTRRNLDVIQELLCHGADPALRNKDGWNSFHIACREGDPLVIQHLLLVAPDVWRTKSKTGRTPLHTAAMHGCEEVIRLLLERCGYTPDSTDSCGVTPFMDAVRNGHISVARLLLEHHQASPTAADKLGAQSVHQVAVTGQEEALRFLVQDLGVDVNQRATDLQLTALHYAAKEGHTSAIKTLLELGADLHVRDKKGRTALHMACIGQHAEAARTLLQLGLKDSEDASGTTARQLAKKPDVTRAFECG; encoded by the exons ATGGACGAAAGCGCATTAAAAGTGCTGGTGAAGCTTACTCAGGACGGACACTTAACCTCTCTGGAGAAACACATATCATTAGGCGGCTCGGCGGCGGTTCAGACCGTCAGCAGCAAACACTTTGGCCGATCAGGAGACACCTTGCTTCACTACGCTGCCAGACATGGACACTTGGACATTGTGGACTATCTAATAAAACGTATAGGCATGGACGTGGAGGTGTACAACAACGACTACAAGAGGCCACTGCATGAAGCTGCGTCCATGGGTCACCATGCGTGTGTCTGCTACCTGCTGGGTGAAGGAGCCAAGGTGGACAGTCTGAAGAAAGCTGACTG gaCTCCTCTGATGATGGCCTGCACTCGGAGGAACCTCGACGTGATCCAGGAGCTGCTCTGTCATGGTGCTGACCCCGCTCTGAGAAACAAGGATGGCTGGAACTCATTCCACATCGCCTGCAGGGAGGGTGATCCTCTTGTCATACAGCACCTGCTTCTTGTTGCACCTGATGTCTGGAGGACAAAGAGCAAGACGGGAAGGACACCGCTGCACACTGCAG CGATGCATGGCTGTGAGGAGGTCATAAGGCTCTTGCTAGAGAG ATGTGGCTACACCccagacagcacagacagctgTGGAGTCACCCCTTTCATGGATGCTGTCAGGAATGGTCACATCTCTGTGGCCAGGCTGCTTTTAGAGCACCATCAG GCGTCTCCGACAGCAGCTGACAAACTCGGGGCTCAGTCGGTGCACCAGGTTGCTGTCACAGGTCAGGAGGAGGCCCTGCGGTTCCTGGTGCAGGACCTCGGCGTAGACGTGAACCAGAGAGCGACTGACCTCCAGCTCACTGCCCTGCATTACGCTGCAAAG gaggGCCACACGTCTGCTATAAAAACACTGCTGGAGCTGGGGGCAGATCTTCATGTACGGGACAAAAAGGGAAGAACTG CTCTTCATATGGCTTGCATCGGGCAGCACGCAGAAGCAGCCAGGACGCTTCTGCAGCTGGGACTCAAAGATTCAGAGGATGCATCTGGAACGACAGCACGGCAGCTCGCCAAGAAGCCAGATGTAACGAGAGCGTTTGAATGTGGCTGA